A genome region from Cucurbita pepo subsp. pepo cultivar mu-cu-16 chromosome LG02, ASM280686v2, whole genome shotgun sequence includes the following:
- the LOC111788290 gene encoding blue copper protein-like, with protein sequence MHSIFVKSNYLQMASFHAGFVCLLALGFCMVQPNLATVHTVGDTSGWSLGVDYGTWASGKAFVIGDKLAFSYGEGHTVDEVTASDYKACTTGNSITSDSSGSTTITLKTAGTHYFICSSMGHCVGGMKLSVTVGAGGPSTSPSSGDDSSTTPASPARDTPSVTGATPATTTPTKQLPAGSSNSGSYVLPNFYVAILAILVGSCVLALGY encoded by the exons ATGCATAGCATTTTTGTTAAGAGTAATTACCTTCAAATGGCTAGCTTCCATGCCGGATTTGTTTGCCTCCTGGCACTTGGGTTCTGCATGGTACAGCCGAACTTGGCCACAGTTCACACCGTCGGAGATACTTCCGGCTGGTCCCTTGGCGTTGATTATGGCACATGGGCCTCTGGGAAGGCCTTTGTCATCGGCGACAAACTTG CGTTCAGCTATGGAGAAGGGCACACAGTGGACGAAGTTACCGCCAGTGACTACAAAGCATGCACGACTGGAAACTCCATAACTTCCGACAGTTCAGGCTCCACCACTATCACCTTAAAGACCGCCGGAACCCACTACTTCATTTGCAGCTCTATGGGGCACTGCGTCGGCGGCATGAAACTCTCCGTCACAGTCGGCGCCGGAGGACCGTCCACTTCTCCATCGTCAGGGGACGACAGCTCCACCACTCCAGCGTCACCGGCAAGGGACACCCCTTCAGTCACCGGAGCCACGCCGGCGACCACCACGCCTACAAAGCAGCTTCCAGCAGGTTCGTCGAATTCAGGGTCGTATGTTCTCCCGAATTTCTACGTGGCAATTTTGGCGATTTTGGTAGGTTCGTGCGTGTTGGCTTTAGGCTATTAA
- the LOC111788093 gene encoding protein FAM91A1-like yields the protein MQHIPATLEEQLLLKAIKEECSWESLPKRLQATLSSKEDWHRRIIDHCIKKRLQWNTSFVRKVCKESEYYDDMMRYLRRNLALFPYHLAEYVCRVMRISPFRYYCDMIFEVMKNENPYDSIPNFSAADALRLTGIGRNEFIDIMNKCRSKKIMWKLNKSIARELLPSQPIDFVVDPWWGVCLVNFTLEEFKKLSEEEMATIDKVCKEEANSFILFDPDIVKGLYRRGLIYFDVPVYPDDRFKVSRLEGFVSNREQSYEDPIEELLYAVFVVSSENATVAELAATLQADLLQLQAAASFACRLGWAVKVIDPASVLQDTSIPNSPRTVFGDEDGSLAASGSSNMLSDGDGSQQGYSGTDSLGPDCAHRVAFVVDANITSYLMMGSVSPGLKSHAVTLYEAGKLGHACIADLCKDLTTLEGAKFEGGLQEFANHAFSLRCVLECLLVGGVAINAKGEEGIFDKLDAQASDNNESSSLVTDTSSGEKLEYLTTDDQKCSAVLLKGSASSESLKNSVGDDMNSANCLNGRTSFSQASDPVPHLQIDNKSTHIDELDIGESLKRIKKYQVDILRCESLASLAPSTLNRLFLRDYDVVVSMIPLPPSSILPGPTGPIHFGPPSYSSITPWMKLVLYSTVASGPLSVILMKGQCLRMLPAPLAGCEKALIWSWGGSNIGGLGGKFEGNFVKGSVLLHCLNALLKYAAVLVQPLSKYDIDKNGRAITVDVPLPLKNSDGSITQVGNDLDLSKEEISGVNSLLIVVAKKIELWAVGYIRLLKLFKERESENFSSDDTNYEWVPLSVEFGIPLFSPKLCDNICRRVVSSELLQSDLRHKHHEAMQGLRKRLRDVCSEYQATGPAARLLYQKEQPKELSKQLLNYASGRWNPLVDPSSPISGAANEHQRLKLANRHRCCTEVLSFDGTILRSYALAPGYEAATRPIEEALPNSKGESDETDSKEVVLPGVNMIFDGTELHPFDIGACQQARQPIALVAEAAAASAAATK from the exons ATGCAGCACATTCCAGCCACTCTCGAGGAACAGTTGTTACTGAAAGCAATCAAGGAAGAATGTTCTTGGGAGAGTCTCCCGAAACGGCTGCAAGCTACTCTGTCCTCCAAAGAAGATTGGCATAGAAG GATTATTGACCACTGTATAAAGAAGAGACTCCAATGGAACACTAGTTTTGTTCGCAAAGTATGCAAAGAAAGTGAatattatgatgatatgatgcgGTATCTGCGAAGGAACCTAGCG CTATTTCCTTATCACCTTGCGGAGTATGTTTGCCGTGTAATGAGAATATCACCTTTTAGATATTACTGCGATATGATATTTGAGGTCATGAAAAATG AGAACCCTTATGATAGCATCCCAAATTTCAGTGCGGCAGATGCACTGCGGTTGACTGGAATTGGAAGGAATGAGTTTATTGATATCATGAATAAGTGTAGATCCAAG AAAATTATGTGGAAGCTAAACAAGTCAATTGCAAGAGAACTTTTACCAAGTCAACctattgattttgttgttgatcCATGGTGGGGAGTTTGTCTTGTAAACTTCACGTTGGAAGAATTTAAG AAACTctcagaagaagaaatggcAACTATTGACAAAGTTTGTAAGGAGGAGGCTAATTCATTTATTCTCTTCGACCCAGACATTGTAAAAGGTCTCTACAGAAGGGGATTGATCTACTTTGACGTTCCTGTTTATCCAGATGATCGTTTTAAGG TTTCAAGACTTGAAGGGTTTGTTTCCAACCGAGAACAATCCTACGAAGACCCGATTGAGGA GTTATTGTATGCagtttttgttgtttcaaGTGAAAATGCAACTGTGGCTGAACTGGCAGCGACATTACAGGCTGACCTATTGCAGCTTCAGGCTGCTGCATCTTTTGCTTGTAGATTGGGATGGGCAGTAAAAGTAATTGATCCAGCATCCGTTCTTCAAGATACAAGCATACCTAACTCTCCTAGAACAGTTTTTGGGGATGAAGATGGTTCTCTAGCTGCTTCAGGTTCATCAAACATGCTTTCTGATGGCGATGGTTCTCAGCAAGGGTATTCCGGGACAGATAGTTTGGGACCAGATTGTGCTCATCGCGTTGCTTTTGTAGTAGATGCTAATATAACATCATATCTCATGATGGGGTCTGTTTCACCAG GACTGAAATCCCATGCTGTAACCTTGTATGAAGCTGGAAAACTAGGCCATGCTTGCATTGCAGATCTTTGCAAAGATCTAACTACCTTAGAAGGAGCAAAGTTTGAGGGTGGACTGCAGGAATTTGCAAACCATGCATTTAGCCTACGTTGTGTTTTAGAATGTTTATTGGTAGGTGGAGTTGCCATTAATGCAAAAGGAGAGGAGGGAATCTTTGATAAACTAGATGCACAAGCTTCTGACAACAATGAATCTTCGTCTTTGGTAACAGACACTTCTTCAGGTGAAAAGTTAGAATACTTGACTACGGATGATCAGAAATGTTCCGCAGTGCTACTTAAGGGTTCTGCCTCATCCGAATCTCTTAAAAACAGCGTTGGTGATGATATGAACTCTGCTAATTGTTTAAATGGTAGGACTTCCTTTAGTCAAGCATCGGACCCAGTTCCTCATCTCCAAATCGATAACAAATCAACTCATATTGATGAGCTAGATATTGGAGAATCACTCAagagaataaagaaatatCAAGTTGATATTCTTCGCTGTGAAAGCTTGGCTTCTCTTGCTCCTTCAACATTAAATCGGTTGTTTCTTCGTGACTATGATGTTGTTGTCTCTATGATTCCTCTTCCTCCATCATCAATTCTTCCAGGACCAACAGGCCCTATCCATTTTGGTCCTCCATCTTATTCATCTATCACACCTTGGATGAAATTGGTTTTATATTCAACTGTAGCCAGTGGGCCACTTTCAGTTATACTAATGAAAGGGCAATGCCTGCGTATGCTTCCTGCACCATTGGCTGGATGTGAGAAAGCCTTAATATGGTCTTGGGGTGGTTCCAATATCGGTGGCCTGGGaggaaaatttgaaggaaatttTGTAAAAGGAAGCGTGCTTTTACATTGTTTAAACGCACTTCTCAAATACGCGGCTGTGTTAGTGCAGCCCCTCAGTAAATATGATATTGATAAAAACGGGAGAGCCATCACCGTTGATGTTCCTTTACCCTTAAAGAATTCTGATGGCTCAATTACTCAAGTAGGTAATGATCTGGATCTATCTAAAGAAGAGATTTCCGGCGTGAACTCCTTGTTAATTGTTGTAGCAAAGAAGATAGAACTGTGGGCAGTTGGTTATATTCGGCTCTTGAAGCTCTTCAAAGAAAGGGAGTCGGAAAACTTTTCTTCGGATGACACGAACTATGAATGGGTACCATTGAGTGTTGAATTTGGAATACCACTTTTTAGTCCCAAGTTATGTGACAATATTTGTAGAAGAGTGGTCTCATCTGAATTACTTCAGTCAGATTTACGGCATAAACATCATGAAGCAATGCAAGGGTTGAGAAAGAGATTACGCGATGTTTGTTCGGAATACCAAGCAACAGGTCCAGCTGCAAGACTTTTGTATCAGAAGGAGCAACCTAAAGAACTTTCCAAACAACTCCTGAACTATGCTAGTGGAAGGTGGAATCCACTAGTGGATCCTTCTTCTCCCATTTCAGGAGCTGCGAACGAACATCAGAGGCTAAAGCTTGCTAATCGGCATCGCTGTTGCACGGaagttttgagttttgatgGTACCATTCTTAG ATCCTACGCTTTAGCGCCCGGGTATGAGGCTGCCACAAGGCCAATAGAAGAAGCCCTTCCTAATTCGAAAGGCGAATCAGATGAAACCGACAGCAAGGAAGTAGTACTCCCTGGTGTGAATATGATTTTCGATGGTACCGAGTTACATCCATTCGATATAGGTGCTTGCCAGCAGGCTCGTCAACCAATTGCCTTAGTAgcagaagcagcagcagcctcAGCCGCTGCAACTAAATAG
- the LOC111788275 gene encoding homeobox-leucine zipper protein ATHB-5-like: protein MMMRFDRSESLDSFSSIFTPKEQPSSTTIGGYSKEFQAMLDSLEEEDNSEDGGGSSGSAPERKRRLKPDQVKALERHFEVENKLEPERKMKIATELELEPRQVTIWFQNRRARWKTKQLERDYGVLKANYDALKLDYDVLEKENASLASKVRELREKVSREGTKMKIQRELKDEKNSFVSTNNNSSLNSMLNSFELSRKVYENQTQFTKAMNEDQSLFNTEEPCNFCSVDQAPSLHW from the exons atgatgatgagatttgATCGCTCAGAATCCTTGGATTCTTTCAGTTCCATCTTCACTCCTAAAG aGCAACCGAGCTCCACCACCATAGGCGGCTACAGCAAGGAGTTTCAGGCAATGTTAGACAgtttggaggaagaagacaacAGTGAAGACGGCGGTGGAAGCAGTGGTTCGGCACCGGAGAGAAAACGCCGGCTGAAGCCGGACCAAGTGAAGGCCTTGGAGAGACATTTTGAAGTGGAAAACAAGCTCGAAccagagagaaaaatgaagatagCTACTGAATTAGAGCTCGAGCCAAGGCAAGTAACAATTTGGTTTCAAAATCGCAGAGCCCGTTGGAAAACAAAgcaattagagagagattatGGAGTTCTTAAAGCCAATTACGATGCTCTTAAGCTGGATTATGATGTtcttgagaaagaaaatgctTCTCTTGCTTCAAAG GTAAGAGAGTTGAGGGAAAAAGTAAGCAGAGAAGgaacaaagatgaaaattcaaagGGAATTGAAGGATGAGAAGAACTCATTTGTTTCCACTAATAACAACTCTTCTCTGAATTCGATGTTGAATTCCTTTGAACTTTCCAGGAAAGTTTATGAGAATCAGACTCAGTTTACGAAGGCCATGAATGAGGATCAAAGCTTGTTTAATACAGAGGAGCCTTGCAATTTCTGCTCTGTTGATCAAGCTCCCTCCCTCCACTGGTAA
- the LOC111788337 gene encoding 39S ribosomal protein L41-A, mitochondrial-like, with protein sequence MALGLILGLARSMRRKRTSSLDILSSKRAPRDYYKGKNCKPTGFHTRKGGYVVVPEKLPNYVVPDLTDFKLKPYVSQCHIEAKTSEAGESTKS encoded by the exons ATGGCGTTGGGACTGATTTTGGGACTAGCAAGATCAATGAGGAGGAAGCGCACATCATCTTTGGACATTCTTTCGTCAAAACGAGCTCCACGAGATTACTACAAGGGAAAAAATTGCAAACCTACTGGTTTTCATACGCGCAAAG GTGGATACGTTGTGGTGCCAGAGAAACTGCCTAACTATGTCGTCCCTGATTTGACTGATTTCAAG CTCAAGCCATATGTATCTCAATGTCACATAGAAGCTAAGACTAGTGAAGCCGGTGAATCAACTAAATCATAA
- the LOC111788316 gene encoding uncharacterized protein LOC111788316 — MANLHKSKSDYDDLRRHRRCCCCKRHPKHRQSPGVCSLCLTEKLSQILSATTSSRKISDSLSSSSSDSSSYYSSVSSCSSCSSPNRPYDKATASSIYKKSRSMAFASRFRRGTDSDSGKKSHLGFWSRFLNRPRRKRMELEEALMHSRTSAVVQGNVHG, encoded by the coding sequence ATGGCGAACCTCCACAAATCCAAGTCCGATTACGACGATCTCCGCCGCCATCGCCGCTGCTGTTGCTGCAAACGGCATCCCAAGCACCGCCAATCTCCCGGCGTTTGCTCCCTCTGTTTGACAGAAAAGCTCTCGCAAATCCTCTCCGCGACTACTTCATCGCGTAAAATCTCcgattctctttcttcttcttcctccgaTTCCTCTTCTTATTACTCCTCTGTTTCCTCTtgttcttcctgttcttcGCCGAATCGGCCTTACGATAAGGCTACGGCGTCTTCGATCTATAAGAAGAGTAGATCGATGGCGTTTGCGTCGCGATTTAGACGAGGAACAGATAGCGATAGTGGAAAGAAGAGTCACCTAGGGTTTTGGTCGAGGTTTCTGAATCGGCCGAGACGGAAGAGAATGGAATTGGAGGAGGCTTTGATGCACTCCAGAACAAGCGCCGTGGTGCAGGGGAACGTGCATGGCTGA
- the LOC111788295 gene encoding pre-rRNA-processing protein TSR2 homolog, whose translation MEGGGNRLLPADAFPLFQEGIGLVLSRWSALQLAVDNEWGGRDSRRKVELLCSDIFTWFTQNKETLYIDDLEMILDETMLSLNTQVDDGSIEEVAEKLIFMHEECVDGNFSSIERLRQSPLLRGAHSHVSQAMSDDEEEEDDDDDGGNGSDGMRNDMMVDAIQQQQQQPRAVNQPRPEASAPAEDGWVQVTSRRSSRGTRN comes from the exons ATGGAAGGTGGCGGAAATCGCCTTCTCCCAGCTGATGCTTTTCCATTGTTCCAGGAAGGTATCGGGTTGGTTTTATCTCGTTGGTCAGCTCTTCAGTTGGCGGTGGACAATGAGTGGGGTGGTCGCGACTCTCGTCGTAAAGTTGAACTATTGTGCTCTGATATTTTCACATGGTTTACTCAGAACAAAG AGACACTATATATCGATGACTTAGAAATGATTCTTGATGAAACTATGCTTTCGTTGAACACTCAGGTTGATGATGGTAGCATTGAGGAG GTAGCggaaaaattgattttcatgCATGAGGAGTGTGTGGATGGTAACTTTAGCTCCATCGAAAGGTTAAGACAATCCCCTCTTCTACGAGGTGCTCATTCTCATGTTAGTCAG GCTATgagtgatgatgaagaagaagaagatgatgatgatgatggtggaAATGGAAGCGATGgcatgagaaatgatatgatggTGGATGCcatacaacaacaacaacaacaacccaGGGCTGTCAATCAGCCCCGTCCAGAGGCCTCAGCTCCGGCTGAAGATGGATGGGTTCAAGTCACATCAAGAAGAAGTAGTAGGGGTACAAGAAATTAG